A window of Bacillus sp. DX3.1 genomic DNA:
GTTTTCTCTCTTTGTTTTCACTATGTCTGGGCAGGAAAAGGATCGCTTCTATGCATGGCCGGATGCTCTCTCCCACCTAAAAAGAAGGGGTTTATGTCGGTTTTTTAATTTGTATTTATATAAATATTGCCTCTTCGCATCGAAGAGGCAATATTTATTAATAGTTATTGTCGCTACCAAAGAAGTCTTTAAATGATTGAATCGTTGTATCACGGTTTAATGCTGCAATTGATGTTGTTAACGGAATACCTTTTGGACAAGATTGCACACAGTTTTGTGAGTTACCACAGTTTGCAAGGCCACCATCACCCATAATTGCACGTAAGCGATCTGCTTTATGCATTTCACCAGTTGGATGTGAATTAAACAAACGAGCTTGTGAAAGCGGTGCTGGTCCAATAAAGTCCGATTTGCTGTTTACGTTCGGACATGATTCTAAGCAAACACCACATGTCATACATTTTGAAAGTTCATATGCCCATTGACGCTTTTTCTCTGGCATTCTTGGTCCTGGTCCTAAGTCATACGTACCATCAATTGGAACCCAAGCCTTAACACGTTTTAAAGCATTAAACATACGACTACGATCAACTTGTAAATCACGTACTACCGGGAATGTCTTCATCGGTTTTATACGAACTGGTTGTTCTAATTTATCGATAAGCGCTGTACATGATTGACGTGGTTTACCGTTAATTACCATGGAACAAGCACCACATACTTCTTCTAAACAGTTCATATCCCATGCAACAGGAGTTGTATCATTTCCTTTTACATCAACAGGGTTACGGCGAATTTCCATAAGAGCCGAAATAATATTCATATTTGGACGATATGGAATTTCAAATTCTTGATCAAACGGTTGTGCATTTGGTCCATCTTGTCTCGTAACGATGAGGCGGATTGTTTTCTCAGACATGTTGCTTATCCCCCTTCTCTTCACCCTTAGCAGCTACATCATGTTTTGATGAATAATCGCGCTTACGTGGTTTGATTAATGAAATATCAACGTCTTCATAATGGAATGCTGGTGCATGTTCTGCTCCCTCAAATTTCGCCATTGTTGTTTTTAAGAAGTTGTCATCATCACGATTTGGGAACTCTGGCTTATAATGTGCACCGCGGCTTTCATTACGGTTGTATGCACCAATTGTAATGACACGTGCTAACTGCAGCATATTCTCAAGTTGTCGTGTAAAGGAAGCACCTTGGTTACTCCATTTCGCTGTATCGTTAATGTTAATTCGTTTATAACGTTGAATTAACTCTTGAATTTTATCATCTGTTTCTAATAATTTTTTGTTTTCACGAACCACTGTTACGTTATCTGTCATCCATTCTCCAAGCTCTTTATGCAGAACATATGCATTTTCATTACCATTTAACGATAAAATATTGTTAAATTTCTCTGTTTCGATTAATTCATTTTGTTCATATAGAGCAGAAGAAACAGCATCAGATGATTTTGCAAGACCTTTCATATACTCGATTGCATTTGGTCCTGCTACCATACCACCGTAAATTGCTGATAATAATGAGTTAGCACCTAGTCGGTTACCACCGTGCATAGAGTAATCACACTCACCTGCTGCAAATAATCCTGGAATACTTGTCATTTGCTTATAATCAACCCATAGTCCACCCATTGAATAGTGAACAGCAGGGAAGATTTTCATCGGTAGTTTACGAGGATCATCACCTGTGAATTTTTCATAGATTTCAATGATTCCACCTAGTTTAATATCTAGTTCTTTCGGATCTTTATGAGAAAGATCTAGATATACCATGTTTTCTCCGTTAATGCCTAGCTTTTGTTCTACGCACACGTCAAAGATTTCACGCGTTGCGATATCACGAGGTACAAGGTTTCCGTATGCAGGATATTTTTCTTCTAAGAAGTACCATGGTTTACCGTCTTTATACGTCCAAACGCGTCCACCTTCACCACGTGCTGATTCACTCATCAGACGTAATTTATCGTCCCCAGGAATTGCAGTTGGGTGAATTTGAATGAACTCACCATTTGCATAATATGCACCTTGTTGATATACAGTAGATGCTGCTGTACCTGTATTAATAATAGAGTTTGTCGATTTTCCGAAGATGATACCAGGGCCCCCTGTTGCCATAATCACGGCATCAGCTTGGAAACTTTTAATCTCCATAGATTGTAAGTCTTGCGCAACGATTCCGCGGCATACACCCTCATCATCAATAACAGCACGTAAGAAATCCCAACCTTCATATTTCGTTACAAGTCCTGCTACTTCATGACGACGTACTTGCTCATCTAATGCGTACAATAATTGTTGACCAGTTGTCGCACCAGCAAATGCTGTACGGTGATGCTGTGTTCCCCCGAAGCGACGGAAATCAAGAAGTCCTTCTTCTGTACGGTTGAACATAACACCCATGCGGTCCATTAAATGAATAATACCAGGCGCTGCTTCACACATCGCTTTAACCGGCGGTTGGTTCGCTAAGAAGTCACCACCATAAATTGTATCATCAAAGTGGATCCATGGAGAATCCCCTTCACCTTTCGTATTTACGGCACCGTTAATACCACCTTGCGCGCATACAGAATGAGAACGTTTCACCGGTACTAAAGAGAATAGTTCCACGTTTACTCCTGCTTCTGCTGCCTTAATCGTTGCCATTAAGCCGGCTAAGCCACCGCCGACTACTATAAGTTTCCCTTTCATGCTCTCCCACTCCTTACTGATTTGCTAGCTGTGGATCGATGAACGCTAATAATGCACTCACACCTACATAAGATAAACCTAAGAAAATAGCTAATGTTACATAAGTAGAGATACGTTGTGAACGTGGCGATACTGTAATTCCCCAGCTAATGCAGAATGTCCATAGGCCATTAGCAAAGTGGAAAATTGTCGATACAACCCCAACTAAATAGAAGCCGAACATAGCTGGATTGCTTAAAATATCTGCCATCATATCATAATTTACCTGTGTTCCTAATGCGGCTTGAATACGTGTTTGCCAGACGTGCCAAGCTAAGAAAATGAGCGTGAACACACCTGTGAAACGCTGCAAGACGAACATCCAGTTACGGAAGTAGCTGTAAGATTTCGCATTGTTTTTTGCTGTAAACGCAATATATAAACCATATATAGCATGGTACAGCAGCGGTAAAAAGATGACAAAGATCTCTAGCGCATACCGGAATGGAAGGAGCTCCATAAAATGAGCAGCTTTGTTAAAAGCCTCCGCTCCCCTTGTTGCAAAGTTGTTTACTACTAAATGCTGCATCATAAAGACACCAACCGGGATGACTCCCATTAATGAGTGCCACTTTCGAAAAGTATACTCGCGGCCTTTCATGTCCCCATTACCCCCCTTGAATATTTAACTGCTGCTTCCAGTATTAGTTTATAGCAATAATGTTTTCTCACTATTGCTATAAGAGAAACTGAAAAAATTATTCGAAATATTTCAGCATAATTTGATAACAAATTCATTTTACTCCTATTTTTGTCGAAGCGTCAAGAAAACGTATACATAATTTGTACATAATTTACGTATTCTTTTTTTCTTCCTATATATTAGATTTTCTAAAGAAAGTTCTGTTTTTATAAATGAGAAATGTTATATAATAATTCCTATAGAAAGAGGGGAATATTGTGAACAAACATACAATCGACATGACATCTTTACAAGACATTTCATTGAACGCCTTCGCATATGAATTGTTGCGTGAAGAATTACTACCAGACTTAATCGGTAGCGAATTGGATGCCATTTTATACTGGGCCGGTAGAAACCTAGCACGAAAATATCCACTAGATACAATTGAAGAAGTCATTCACTTTTTTGAAAAGGCTGGCTGGGGCAGTTTAAGCATCATAGAGCATAAGCGCCGTGAAATGCACTTTCACCTAACAAGCCCGCTCATTACAGAGCGACAAAAACAAAAGAGACATTCTTCTTACCAGTTAGAAACTGGCTTTGTTGCAGAGCAAATTCAAAAACAACGAAACGTCGTTGCAGAATCATACGAAGAACAAAAGAAACGTTCGGATTCTATTACATTTCTTGTGAAATGGGACGTGAAAGATCCTGTCGAAGTATAGGATGCACATTGGCAGTCAACTAGACATATAGGTTTAGTTGACTTTTTATATAAATACAAATTAAAAAACCGACGTAAAACCCTTCTTTTTAGGTGGGAGGGAGCATCCGGCCATGCGTAGAAGCGGTCAGATCCTTTTCCTACCCCATTCCAAGCGAAAACAAAGAGAGGAAACGAGTGCAGGTCCCCTTTTGTTATCCATAGCCGCGGCCTACATGTCGAAAAATCAAAATGTATTTATATATAAATACAAATTAAAAAACCACATAAAACCCTTCTTTTTAGGTGGGAGGGAGCATCCGGCCATGCGTAGAAGCGGTCAGATCCTTTTCCTGCCCCATTCCAAGCGAAAACAAAGAGAGGAAACGAGTGCAGGTCACCTTTTGTTATCCATAGCCGCGGCTATATGTCGAAAAATCAAAATCGATTTATATATTTTTGTATAAGTATTCATTTTATTTTTTAAAATCTTCTGAAATTATACCAAAAAATAGAAGACATTGTAAACTACAATGTCTTCTCGTCAGTTAAATACGAGTGAATCGTCTCCG
This region includes:
- a CDS encoding succinate dehydrogenase cytochrome b558 subunit encodes the protein MKGREYTFRKWHSLMGVIPVGVFMMQHLVVNNFATRGAEAFNKAAHFMELLPFRYALEIFVIFLPLLYHAIYGLYIAFTAKNNAKSYSYFRNWMFVLQRFTGVFTLIFLAWHVWQTRIQAALGTQVNYDMMADILSNPAMFGFYLVGVVSTIFHFANGLWTFCISWGITVSPRSQRISTYVTLAIFLGLSYVGVSALLAFIDPQLANQ
- the sdhB gene encoding succinate dehydrogenase iron-sulfur subunit, encoding MSEKTIRLIVTRQDGPNAQPFDQEFEIPYRPNMNIISALMEIRRNPVDVKGNDTTPVAWDMNCLEEVCGACSMVINGKPRQSCTALIDKLEQPVRIKPMKTFPVVRDLQVDRSRMFNALKRVKAWVPIDGTYDLGPGPRMPEKKRQWAYELSKCMTCGVCLESCPNVNSKSDFIGPAPLSQARLFNSHPTGEMHKADRLRAIMGDGGLANCGNSQNCVQSCPKGIPLTTSIAALNRDTTIQSFKDFFGSDNNY
- the sdhA gene encoding succinate dehydrogenase flavoprotein subunit — translated: MKGKLIVVGGGLAGLMATIKAAEAGVNVELFSLVPVKRSHSVCAQGGINGAVNTKGEGDSPWIHFDDTIYGGDFLANQPPVKAMCEAAPGIIHLMDRMGVMFNRTEEGLLDFRRFGGTQHHRTAFAGATTGQQLLYALDEQVRRHEVAGLVTKYEGWDFLRAVIDDEGVCRGIVAQDLQSMEIKSFQADAVIMATGGPGIIFGKSTNSIINTGTAASTVYQQGAYYANGEFIQIHPTAIPGDDKLRLMSESARGEGGRVWTYKDGKPWYFLEEKYPAYGNLVPRDIATREIFDVCVEQKLGINGENMVYLDLSHKDPKELDIKLGGIIEIYEKFTGDDPRKLPMKIFPAVHYSMGGLWVDYKQMTSIPGLFAAGECDYSMHGGNRLGANSLLSAIYGGMVAGPNAIEYMKGLAKSSDAVSSALYEQNELIETEKFNNILSLNGNENAYVLHKELGEWMTDNVTVVRENKKLLETDDKIQELIQRYKRININDTAKWSNQGASFTRQLENMLQLARVITIGAYNRNESRGAHYKPEFPNRDDDNFLKTTMAKFEGAEHAPAFHYEDVDISLIKPRKRDYSSKHDVAAKGEEKGDKQHV
- a CDS encoding YslB family protein; protein product: MNKHTIDMTSLQDISLNAFAYELLREELLPDLIGSELDAILYWAGRNLARKYPLDTIEEVIHFFEKAGWGSLSIIEHKRREMHFHLTSPLITERQKQKRHSSYQLETGFVAEQIQKQRNVVAESYEEQKKRSDSITFLVKWDVKDPVEV